In Sulfurisphaera javensis, a single genomic region encodes these proteins:
- a CDS encoding S-adenosyl-l-methionine hydroxide adenosyltransferase family protein — MRRPQIAILTDFGISDNYNGVMEGVIRKINPYVDITYISPNAKEFNIYAGAYMLYTAYRYFQKGTIFLVVIDPGVGTKRKAIIVKTKNYYFVGPDNGVLYPAIAEDGIQEVIEITNPKMYLSKNISNTFHGRDIFSVTAAYLSLNVKLEVFGNQLEKEKIEKLSFNFTETTENNKKIYCGKIIYIDHFGNVATSIKTSIDKRQKILVKHKGKSYEVKIVRTFGQGAENQLLIYSNGYGFLEIGINKGNASIVINANEGDDICLEAYTQEDSNHSTKDTYQ, encoded by the coding sequence TTGAGAAGACCCCAAATAGCAATACTTACTGATTTTGGAATTAGTGATAACTATAATGGAGTAATGGAAGGAGTAATAAGGAAGATAAATCCTTATGTTGATATTACATATATATCGCCTAACGCTAAAGAATTTAATATCTATGCCGGAGCTTATATGTTATATACAGCTTATAGATACTTTCAAAAGGGAACTATATTTTTAGTAGTCATTGATCCCGGAGTCGGTACAAAAAGAAAAGCAATAATAGTAAAAACTAAGAATTATTACTTTGTAGGACCAGATAATGGAGTTTTATATCCAGCCATAGCTGAAGATGGAATACAAGAGGTAATAGAAATAACTAATCCTAAGATGTATCTAAGTAAAAATATTTCCAATACTTTTCACGGTAGAGATATATTTTCAGTAACAGCTGCTTATCTTTCTTTAAATGTGAAACTCGAAGTATTTGGAAACCAGTTAGAAAAAGAAAAAATAGAAAAGCTATCTTTCAATTTTACTGAAACTACAGAAAATAACAAAAAAATCTATTGTGGAAAAATTATATACATTGATCATTTTGGAAATGTTGCTACTTCAATAAAAACATCAATTGATAAAAGGCAAAAAATCTTAGTTAAGCATAAAGGAAAGAGCTATGAAGTAAAGATTGTAAGGACTTTTGGACAAGGAGCTGAAAATCAATTACTGATATATTCAAATGGTTACGGTTTCTTAGAAATAGGAATAAATAAAGGGAACGCCTCTATAGTTATTAATGCCAATGAAGGTGATGATATCTGCTTAGAGGCCTATACCCAGGAAGATTCCAACCATTCCACAAAGGACACTTATCAGTAA
- a CDS encoding RsmB/NOP family class I SAM-dependent RNA methyltransferase, translating to MSIEDYIKKYNNLFFVSPSFKAIRLARKYKFLDYMIERYLKIMGDNETEEFLYSCSYPLRKSIRCNDLLISCEKLERRMREKGFELEKVHWLKHGYIVKSVPPRPSLGATIEYLSGYYYIQGLASMVPAYVLNPTSQDFVLDMAAAPGGKTTQLAQLMQNSGIIVAVEKSRERIRSLYSNINRMGVKNTILLRADATILNKLNAKFSKILLDAPCSGEGLIPEDPSRKTKTTIDDLREFFYTQLRLIDTAYKVLKEGGVLVYSTCSVAPEENEAVVNYLVENYNVKIDKISGYPAISGLTEYNGIKFDESLRNCIRFYPHKSGTEGFFICKIIKE from the coding sequence ATGTCAATTGAAGATTATATAAAAAAATATAATAATTTGTTTTTCGTCTCACCTAGCTTTAAGGCAATTAGACTTGCACGTAAATATAAATTCTTAGATTACATGATTGAAAGGTATCTTAAAATTATGGGAGATAATGAAACGGAAGAGTTCTTATACAGTTGCTCATATCCGTTAAGAAAGAGTATACGATGCAATGATTTGCTTATAAGTTGTGAAAAATTAGAAAGAAGAATGAGAGAAAAGGGATTTGAGCTAGAGAAAGTACACTGGTTAAAACATGGATATATTGTAAAATCTGTTCCTCCAAGACCTTCTTTAGGTGCAACAATAGAATATTTATCTGGATATTATTATATTCAAGGTCTTGCATCAATGGTTCCTGCTTATGTCCTTAATCCAACTAGTCAAGATTTTGTATTGGATATGGCTGCTGCCCCAGGTGGTAAGACTACTCAATTAGCTCAATTAATGCAAAACAGTGGTATAATAGTAGCAGTTGAAAAGTCTAGGGAGAGAATAAGATCATTATATTCTAACATAAATAGAATGGGAGTGAAGAATACCATATTGCTTAGGGCCGATGCAACTATTTTGAATAAATTGAATGCTAAATTTAGCAAAATTTTATTAGATGCTCCTTGTAGTGGAGAAGGTTTAATACCAGAGGATCCCTCTAGGAAAACTAAAACCACTATTGATGATTTAAGAGAATTCTTTTACACTCAGTTAAGGCTAATAGATACAGCATATAAAGTATTAAAAGAGGGCGGAGTTTTGGTTTATTCGACATGTAGTGTAGCACCAGAGGAAAACGAGGCTGTAGTAAATTATCTAGTTGAAAACTATAATGTAAAAATAGATAAAATTTCTGGTTATCCTGCAATAAGTGGACTAACTGAATATAATGGCATTAAATTTGATGAAAGTTTAAGAAATTGTATCAGATTTTATCCACATAAGAGTGGTACTGAGGGGTTTTTTATTTGCAAGATAATAAAAGAATAA
- a CDS encoding nicotinamide-nucleotide adenylyltransferase → MLRGLYPGRFQPFHKGHLSVIKWALQKVNELIIVIGSAQESHTLANPFTAGERIEMIRETLLDENIDISSIYFIPIPDILMNSVWVSHVKSFSPSFDVVFARNPLVIRLFKEAGFEVTIPPAYDREKYNSTLIRRFIIENNEEWKKLVPTKVVEYILKIRGDERLRAIAGIY, encoded by the coding sequence CTGCTTAGAGGCCTATACCCAGGAAGATTCCAACCATTCCACAAAGGACACTTATCAGTAATTAAATGGGCCTTACAAAAAGTTAATGAATTAATAATTGTTATTGGAAGTGCACAAGAAAGTCATACTTTGGCTAATCCATTCACCGCTGGAGAAAGAATTGAGATGATAAGGGAAACTTTACTCGATGAAAATATAGATATCTCGTCTATTTATTTTATTCCAATACCAGATATCTTAATGAACAGTGTATGGGTATCGCATGTAAAATCCTTCTCACCTAGCTTTGATGTTGTATTCGCTAGAAACCCTTTGGTAATAAGACTATTTAAAGAGGCAGGATTTGAGGTGACTATACCACCAGCATATGATAGAGAAAAATATAATTCAACATTAATTAGAAGATTTATAATAGAAAATAATGAAGAATGGAAGAAGTTAGTCCCAACTAAAGTAGTCGAATATATTCTAAAAATACGAGGGGACGAAAGGCTAAGAGCAATTGCTGGAATATACTAA
- the radA gene encoding DNA repair and recombination protein RadA: MSSDGKKVKSLSDLPGVGQSILNKLIEAGYSSLEAVAVASPQDLSVAAGIPLTTAQRIIKEAREALDIRFKTALEVKKERINTKKITTGSQALDGLLGGGIETRTMTEFFGEFGSGKTQLCHQLSVNVQLPLEKGGLGGKAVYIDTEGTFRWERIEAMSKAIGLEPDSAMNNIYYMRAINSDHQMAIVDDLQELIGKDPAIKLVIVDSITSHFRAEFPGRENLAVRQQKLNKHLHQLVRLAEMYDLAVIITNQVMARPDMFYGDPTVAVGGHTLYHVPGIRVQLKKSRGNKRIARIVDAPHLPEGEVVFAITEEGVRDAEE; encoded by the coding sequence ATGTCATCTGATGGGAAAAAAGTTAAAAGCCTTTCAGACCTTCCAGGTGTAGGGCAAAGTATTTTAAATAAACTCATTGAAGCTGGATATTCCTCATTAGAAGCTGTAGCTGTAGCGTCTCCTCAAGATCTAAGTGTAGCTGCTGGTATACCTTTAACAACTGCACAAAGAATCATAAAAGAGGCACGTGAGGCTTTAGATATAAGATTTAAAACAGCACTAGAGGTAAAGAAGGAAAGAATTAACACAAAAAAAATAACTACTGGAAGCCAAGCATTAGATGGATTACTTGGTGGAGGAATAGAAACTAGAACAATGACAGAGTTTTTCGGGGAATTTGGTTCTGGTAAAACTCAATTATGCCATCAGTTAAGTGTTAACGTTCAATTACCATTAGAAAAAGGTGGTTTAGGAGGTAAAGCTGTATATATTGATACTGAAGGAACATTTAGATGGGAGAGAATAGAAGCTATGTCAAAGGCTATTGGTTTAGAACCAGATAGTGCGATGAATAACATTTACTATATGAGAGCAATAAATAGTGATCATCAAATGGCAATAGTTGATGATCTTCAAGAACTTATTGGAAAAGATCCCGCAATAAAATTAGTAATAGTTGATTCTATTACTTCTCACTTTAGAGCAGAATTTCCGGGTAGAGAAAACTTAGCAGTTAGACAGCAGAAACTTAACAAGCATTTACATCAATTAGTAAGATTAGCTGAAATGTACGATTTAGCTGTAATAATAACTAACCAAGTTATGGCCAGGCCAGATATGTTTTATGGAGACCCTACAGTTGCTGTAGGCGGACATACGCTTTATCACGTGCCCGGTATTAGAGTTCAATTAAAGAAAAGTAGAGGTAATAAGAGAATAGCTAGAATTGTTGATGCACCACATTTACCAGAAGGAGAGGTAGTGTTTGCTATCACGGAAGAAGGAGTTAGAGATGCTGAAGAGTAA
- a CDS encoding prephenate dehydratase, which produces MYYLGPRGSFTNEVADIFDGNKIPKKTITEVFMSISNENSIGVVPIENSIEGPVHETLDNLFKFDDIYVNYEIEKEIKLVLAVNPSVNSIDDIEVIYSHSHAINESKETLSKYNLTNFIPVESTSTAALYASKQKYSAAICSEYAAKLYNLKILLENINDSINITRFIVISKKLTTYGNKTMLMFTVPHKPGSLYRVLEKFYINEINLTMIYSRPLKSIPWQYYFYLEFEGNLEDEKVKDTLAKIQNLVTTLKIKGTFSRLQYRASNYLG; this is translated from the coding sequence ATTTACTATTTAGGCCCAAGAGGAAGTTTCACAAACGAAGTTGCAGACATATTTGATGGTAATAAGATTCCTAAGAAGACAATAACGGAGGTATTTATGAGTATTTCTAATGAAAACTCTATTGGTGTTGTTCCAATAGAAAATAGCATAGAAGGTCCTGTACATGAAACTTTAGATAATTTATTCAAATTTGATGATATTTATGTAAATTATGAAATAGAAAAGGAAATAAAATTAGTACTTGCTGTAAATCCCTCAGTGAATTCTATTGATGATATTGAGGTAATTTATTCTCATTCTCATGCTATAAATGAATCAAAAGAGACCTTAAGCAAATATAATTTAACGAACTTTATTCCAGTAGAAAGTACTTCCACAGCTGCCCTATATGCTTCAAAGCAGAAATATTCAGCAGCAATATGTTCGGAATATGCAGCTAAATTATACAATTTAAAAATATTGTTAGAAAATATAAATGATAGTATAAATATAACAAGATTTATAGTTATTTCCAAAAAACTTACTACATATGGAAATAAAACCATGCTAATGTTTACAGTTCCTCATAAGCCAGGTTCGCTGTATAGAGTTTTAGAGAAATTTTACATAAATGAGATAAATTTAACAATGATTTATTCAAGGCCATTAAAAAGCATACCTTGGCAATACTATTTTTACTTAGAGTTTGAGGGAAACTTAGAAGATGAAAAAGTTAAAGATACTTTAGCTAAAATACAAAACTTAGTAACAACGCTTAAAATAAAAGGAACTTTCTCTAGATTACAATACCGGGCTTCAAATTATCTAGGCTGA
- the cyaB gene encoding class IV adenylate cyclase, with the protein MSHIEREIKIKLISPKLEDIERKLNEKYKPINEEYQVDIYYNSPVRDFRKTDEALRLRVINNNMIELTYKGPKLSQQSKSREEIIVKVDNLNSMDLILQRLGFIKTLKIEKIRKNYKIDKFIVSLDKVTDLGEFIEIEGINVKEEELTQFVNTFLKEFNILGEKTLKSYLELLIDKLEKTPNSNTY; encoded by the coding sequence ATGAGCCATATAGAGAGAGAGATTAAAATAAAGCTAATTTCTCCAAAGCTAGAAGATATAGAGAGAAAACTGAATGAAAAATATAAGCCAATAAATGAAGAATACCAAGTAGATATATATTATAATAGTCCAGTTAGGGATTTTAGGAAAACTGATGAGGCTTTAAGGCTAAGAGTTATTAACAATAACATGATAGAACTAACATATAAGGGACCCAAACTATCACAGCAATCAAAATCCAGAGAAGAAATAATTGTAAAAGTTGACAATTTAAATTCTATGGATTTAATCTTACAAAGGCTTGGTTTTATTAAAACATTAAAAATTGAGAAAATTAGAAAAAATTATAAGATAGATAAATTCATAGTATCTCTAGATAAAGTAACTGATTTGGGAGAATTCATAGAGATTGAAGGAATTAATGTAAAGGAAGAGGAACTTACACAATTTGTCAATACATTTCTAAAAGAATTTAACATTTTAGGAGAAAAAACACTTAAATCATACCTTGAGTTATTAATTGATAAACTTGAGAAGACCCCAAATAGCAATACTTACTGA
- a CDS encoding hotdog domain-containing protein: MIKLETYYNVYPWHANHFGSLHGGIYMNWLIDTSGMLMSSISKGNYLLASVDYIYLFKPGRVGDVIRIVAEPLASWESSVEIKVKACIKRGDKEELGALGLTTYVAVDENNRPRPLPIKIGANEEANKRREKRLEKKKKDSEDTDDLLPGMTFGRSYIRTIYPEHGFMNGILYAGKMYTMLDEALAIVAKLYSKGNVFTASAGSANFLTPVRIGDILEIQGAVEYTGNTSLDVGAKVFAINHYTGEKRLVTRTVFSFVAIDENAKPKPINKIIPATEKEKKIFDERLKEREERIKMSKVIQETETCG; this comes from the coding sequence ATGATAAAATTAGAAACATATTATAATGTATATCCTTGGCACGCAAATCACTTTGGAAGTCTACATGGCGGAATTTACATGAATTGGTTAATCGATACTTCTGGCATGTTAATGTCTAGCATTAGTAAAGGAAATTACTTACTAGCATCAGTAGATTATATTTATTTATTTAAACCGGGTAGAGTTGGAGACGTAATAAGAATTGTTGCAGAACCTCTAGCAAGTTGGGAAAGTTCGGTTGAAATAAAAGTTAAAGCTTGTATAAAAAGAGGAGACAAAGAAGAGTTAGGAGCATTAGGTTTAACAACGTATGTTGCAGTTGATGAAAATAATAGACCTAGACCACTACCAATAAAAATTGGAGCAAATGAAGAAGCAAACAAAAGAAGAGAAAAAAGATTAGAAAAAAAGAAAAAAGATTCAGAAGATACAGATGACCTTCTGCCAGGTATGACATTCGGAAGAAGCTACATCAGAACAATTTACCCAGAACACGGTTTTATGAATGGTATATTATATGCTGGAAAAATGTACACAATGCTAGATGAAGCATTAGCAATAGTTGCGAAATTATATTCAAAAGGAAACGTTTTTACCGCAAGTGCTGGCTCAGCCAATTTCTTAACGCCAGTTAGAATAGGTGATATATTAGAAATACAAGGAGCAGTAGAATATACTGGAAACACTTCGTTAGATGTTGGAGCTAAAGTATTTGCTATAAATCATTATACTGGAGAGAAAAGATTAGTTACTAGAACAGTATTTTCATTCGTAGCAATAGATGAGAATGCAAAACCAAAACCTATAAATAAAATTATTCCAGCCACTGAGAAAGAGAAGAAAATATTCGATGAGAGATTGAAAGAAAGAGAAGAAAGAATAAAGATGTCTAAGGTAATTCAAGAAACTGAAACTTGTGGCTAA
- the ilvA gene encoding threonine ammonia-lyase encodes MSYIKYFDEIVKIQDRIRKYIHETPLDFSKTFSDMVNSQVYLKLENLQKTGSFKVRGAFSKLTSLSEEERKKGVIAVSAGNHAQGVAYAAKVLGIKATIVMPETAPISKYQATKSYGAQVILYGQFLHESMKKAEEIIREEGKILVHPYGDINVILGQGTLGLELLPYTPDVVVVPIGGGGLISGIAIAIKAKSPKTKIIGVQSSASPSLKVSKDLHRLVEIEPSFSIADGILVKSPSEITFNIIEELVDDIVLVDDEEIANAIVYLLERNKTLVEGAGAASLAALLSGKVRVSPNSKVVPILSGGNIDLSVLSRIIDKMLFKNKRIVKVKVIVPDKPGYLNKVLSRVAQIRGNVIDVIHDRISSDVKPGYTKIYVMFEVPSGEALSDFIYNLSLDGIEAKLIE; translated from the coding sequence ATGTCATATATAAAATATTTTGATGAAATAGTTAAAATACAAGATAGAATTAGAAAATATATTCATGAAACTCCTTTAGATTTCTCAAAAACTTTTTCCGATATGGTTAATTCACAAGTATATTTAAAGTTAGAGAATCTGCAGAAAACGGGTTCATTTAAAGTAAGAGGTGCGTTTTCTAAATTAACAAGTTTAAGCGAAGAGGAAAGGAAGAAAGGAGTTATAGCTGTTTCTGCAGGTAATCATGCACAAGGAGTAGCTTATGCAGCTAAGGTATTAGGTATTAAAGCTACTATTGTAATGCCAGAAACTGCACCTATTTCTAAGTATCAAGCAACAAAAAGTTATGGAGCCCAGGTAATCCTTTATGGGCAATTTTTGCATGAAAGTATGAAAAAAGCTGAAGAGATAATAAGGGAAGAAGGAAAAATATTAGTTCATCCATATGGTGATATAAACGTAATCTTGGGCCAAGGTACTTTAGGTTTAGAATTATTACCTTATACTCCAGATGTTGTTGTAGTACCTATAGGTGGAGGAGGGTTAATATCTGGAATAGCAATAGCTATAAAAGCAAAAAGCCCAAAAACTAAAATAATTGGTGTGCAATCTTCGGCTTCTCCATCATTGAAAGTTTCAAAAGATTTACATAGACTAGTTGAAATAGAACCTTCATTTTCAATAGCTGATGGTATTTTAGTAAAATCTCCTTCGGAGATAACGTTCAATATAATTGAGGAATTAGTAGACGATATAGTTCTTGTTGACGATGAAGAAATAGCTAATGCAATTGTATATCTTTTAGAGAGGAATAAAACTTTAGTAGAAGGTGCTGGTGCCGCATCACTTGCTGCTCTTTTATCTGGTAAAGTTAGAGTTTCTCCCAATAGTAAAGTTGTTCCAATATTAAGTGGAGGAAATATAGATCTTTCAGTTCTTTCTAGAATAATTGATAAAATGTTATTCAAAAATAAGAGAATTGTCAAAGTAAAAGTAATTGTACCAGATAAACCTGGTTATCTAAACAAAGTACTAAGTAGAGTGGCTCAAATTAGAGGTAATGTAATAGATGTTATTCATGATAGAATAAGTAGTGATGTGAAACCAGGTTATACTAAAATATACGTCATGTTTGAAGTGCCAAGTGGTGAGGCATTATCAGATTTCATTTATAATTTATCATTAGATGGAATTGAAGCTAAGTTAATCGAATAA
- a CDS encoding HIT domain-containing protein: MDVLWAPWRSKYVSEASKNKSTSCLFCDVISKNEDKQNWILYRGKFSYIILNAFPYNPGHLMIVPYKHVSSIEGLDDKEILEINHLLKASIKAIRRVYSPDGFNVGINIGRVAGAGIDQHVHVHLVPRWNGDANFMPVIGGVKVLPEMLEDTYNKLKPEIEKILSEEALDL, encoded by the coding sequence ATGGATGTTCTTTGGGCTCCTTGGAGATCAAAATATGTCTCTGAAGCTTCTAAAAATAAGTCAACTTCCTGTTTATTTTGTGATGTAATTTCAAAAAATGAGGACAAACAAAATTGGATTCTTTATAGAGGTAAATTCTCTTATATAATACTTAATGCTTTTCCATATAACCCTGGTCATCTTATGATAGTACCTTACAAACATGTTAGTTCTATTGAAGGATTAGATGACAAAGAGATTCTAGAAATAAATCATTTGTTGAAAGCTAGTATTAAAGCTATTAGAAGAGTATATTCTCCGGATGGATTTAATGTTGGTATAAATATAGGTAGAGTTGCTGGTGCTGGAATAGATCAACATGTACATGTTCATTTGGTGCCTAGATGGAATGGTGATGCTAATTTTATGCCAGTGATAGGGGGAGTTAAAGTTCTTCCAGAAATGTTAGAAGATACATATAATAAATTAAAGCCAGAAATAGAAAAAATACTTAGTGAAGAGGCCCTCGATCTCTGA